TCTGAAACCATTAATTTTCGCAGACATAAGTGAGGGTCAAATCAGTAGCTCACAAGATATTCTTTATAGATAGCATTGATCGATTTTGCGAAAAACTTGCCTTCATCAGAATGGTCCCCGCAGCCGCCCGGCTCGTGTTTCTGTTTGCCAGTGTCGAGAATGGCGGGCTGTGTACAAAATGTAAACTGGTTCCAAGTTCGGGCGTAAGTCCTTACATCtactattttttgtaattttttctttGTTCCACCGATATGCATTTACACTTTCTGTAGGcaaacacaatattttacattaataataGCTATAAAAGGCAATTATATCTgataaaattttacttaatatgTTAAGGTTCAAACgccaattcataaataaaataaatgaataataaattagaACAAAACATTGTGTTGGCCAACTGAAGAGGGATATGATACTATGAAATGGCCTTTGAACATATTTTAGAAGAAGTTTCAAAAGTGAAGGTACAACAATTATATCATTTCGTAATTCGTTACTGTACATAACTACATAGTGTGGGTTAGGACTCAAGTCCTTTGAGTTTAagtgctttaagactcgactcagtttttcggACTAGACATTAAGTCTAAACTTGTGTCTTTTGTAAAAACTTAAGCCCTTTAACCCTTTTCGATTTAttgaccacatacgcgccattagaatttcaacattagcattccgatttaaggttcaacttagattacactttcaggaaaagTTACttatcttcaaatgaatcatcaaagctggattaattggaatatatttggattttttggaaaaaccttgtagattggtgcggcctggaaaagggttaaaagacctctcaaattatgtacaaaagttttctaaaaggCATTGTCTCTACATAAAATTCATGGGTTATgacaaatcattaaaaaaaaaatcctgtgtTACTCGTAGATAAAACCTAATAAAAAATTTGACGAAGGATAataatatacacggtgctcacgaggaatccgaaagattttaaccacgtacttctgaggccaaaagaaggaaaaaatgttatatgagtttcactaaatttcgccaaaaaaaaaatttttttggttttttttttaaattttaaacgtatttgtaaataaaaagttaatgttatggtaaaactggcactgaaaatatttttttacaatttttttttggtaaaactagttcttgcaaaggttacatgtcactttttgacatctatcaataaggatatttagactacgccccataatggcatcatcgcgatcaaaaaggcgttttgcactaagttacgaagatgtttttttttacattggtattaactctgaaactaggcgaaatccataaaagtttatatgacattttagtctctaaatgtgatcagtaatacactgtcaaaatcttttgggttcctcgtgagcaccgtgtataaactcaataaaggactcgattcgggactttttttttatactacgccggtggcaaataagcatacggccagcctgatggtaagcagtcttcgtagcctgtgtacgcctggtggtagttacatgcgcgttgccgaccctagcccCCCCCCTTCCCCTCGTTGAGGCCTTAAAAGACTGAAGTTTTTTTAAACCTAGAGTCGCTCAGAAACGACTAGAATTCTTGGAATGTAGACTTAAGACTCGACTTCTTATTTACCAACTCGATAACTACATAAACTACATTATACAGTAAGCGTCAAATAGTGATAATGATAACCAAAGTGCTCATATATATTGCAATATACTTTtgttaccatagaaataagAATGTTACTATTTGACAACTTTGGGTGTCACTtgtgctgactgtacctaattcaataaaattagtTAAGTGAATGTATTCTATTAAGTATTAACCTTAGGCGAGTTGGACACGATAGACAGACGACCATAAACGCCGTATTTGCGCTCATCTTCGGGCCTCAGCGTGCCCATTTTCTTCATCACGAGGTAAATCTGGACacgaaaatataccttaaaGCTTAACAAATCAACACCTTAAATCAAAACACGCTAACATGAGCGATCAtattacttacttgttagaTGGTCTATTGATATTGAATAAACGGATTTATGTATATCCCGAACAATGTGGAGAATGGACAGGTAAAAAGAAAACATCTTCGCCGCGCGCTTTTAATTAATTGCCGCAGTTTTCGCTGTGCGAAATCGTTGTAAGTACTAGTCGATCACTATACGGAATTCTCGTTGTCGCCGGAAAGAAAAAATTTAGCAGAATCTCTACCTCAAGGCGGTGCCATAACATCGAATTAAGTCACCGACCTGCTCGAGCATGCCGTAGCTACGTATAAGGAAGTCCCTCTGCGCCAGCTGGCTGACGCGTTCGCGCTCCTCCACGACGGGGCTCTAACGAGAACAGCACGTTGGGCTTCACTTACTGCGTAAGAGTAACACTTGTCACCGACCTGCTCGAGCATGCCGTAGCTCCGTATAAGCAAGTCTCTCTGCGCCAGCTGGCTGACGAGTTCGCGCCCCTCCTCCACGACCGGACTCTAACGAACACAGCACGTTGGGCTTCACTTACTGCGTAAGAGTAACACTTGTCACCGACCTGCTCGAGCCTGCCGTAGCTCCGTATAAGTAAGTCTCTCTGCGCCAGCTGGCTGACGAGTTCGCGCCCCTCCTCCACGACCGGACTCTAACGAGCACAGCACGTTGGACTTTACTTACTGCGTAAGAGTAACACTTGTCACCGACCTGCTCGAGCCTGCCGTAGCTCCGTATAAGTAAGTCTCTCTGCGCCAGCTGGCTGACGAGTTCGCGCCCCTCCTCCACGACCGGACTCTAACGAGCACAGCACGTTGGACTTTACTTACTGCGTAAGAGTAACACTTGTCACCGACCTGCTCGAGCATGCCGTAGCTCCGTATAAGGAAGTCCCTCTGCGCCAGCTGGTTGACGCGTTCGCGCTCCTCCTTCTCTACGATGGGGTCGGGTTCGAACGAGCACAGCACGTACGCGGGCTTCACTTCTTTCTCCTCCACCTGTTACAATACTGTATAGTAAACTTTTACGAAAAAATGATATGTCTAATGTAACATAAATAACTTAAGATAGAGAATTCAAATTAAAGGATAATATCTGCTTACATTCCTTTTTCAGGCCACCACCGATGGTCAGAGTGATAGCAACACTTCACAGTATATACCTACTATGGGGAGAATGGAAAGCTCCGGCTTCCCAGTTAGCTTTCTGTTCTCCATCTCTTTCGGCTCCCTCTCGGAGTGCTTGGCTGTTTTCTCATTGGTGTATGGTAGACCACGCTGTCTTCGTCTGGGGCTTTCTTCTCTGTCATGACCTCATGACTCTGGGTTAACTACGTACTTACAGTGGGGAGAATCCAAGGCGAAGGCTTCCCAGTCAGCTTTCTGTTCCCCATCTTCTTCGGAACCCTCTCGGGGCGTTTGGACTTACCGTTTTGTCGCTCGAAAGGCACCACACTGACCTTGTGGTTACCAAGGTTGAGTACAAAATACTCACAATGGGGAGAATCGAAGGCGACGGCTTCCCAGACAGCTTCCTAGTCTCCATCTTCTTCGGAACCCCTTCCACCTTTTTGGACTTGACCGTTTTCTCGCTAGTGGAAGCCACGCTGGCTTCGTCCGGGGCTTTCTTCTCCGGGTCCTTGACTGGCTTTGGTAGCGGTTTCGTTTTGAGGAGAGCTTCTGCTTTCGCTTTTGTTTGCTATTTGGAGAAAGTTAAATGAGTAAATCCAGCAccaaataaacttttttataaagGTCTGTAATAATTGCAGAAGTATCTTTCTTACCAATACCTATGGCTGTTTGGAGGAGACTTCCGCTTACCAGGCTAATCTATAATGTTGTCTATCttggttttattttgttattagaaTATTAACACGTATAAGTCTGCCTACCTATACAAGTCAGAATaatagtaggtataatataatgttGGTACCTTCTTAAATGCATGATATTTTGTATCTATCCTTTGTTTTTGGAACGAAATATGCttcaaacaacaaaataatCACGCATTTAAgaattaactattttattttacaattttttttcggttttacaaggtattttacatttttttttcgatcgtAATTACTAATTCATAAGGTCAAGTGGCAGACTCTGAGCACCTGGAACTCCTCGCGCTGCAGGCGCGTGCAGTCGCCGCGGGCGCGGGAGGACGCCGTGCCGGTGTACAGCGAGCCGGACGGCTGCTGGAACAGGCACGCGTACTGCTCGCCCACGGGGTATACGCGTCTGGAATATACACGATTTTAATATGAAAGCCGTTTTAGTTTAGGGTTAAACTATTATAAAAGTATCTAGTTGGGTAGCGGAAAGGGATGGTTATTCTGTACCTACAGCAGTTAAGGGCGTAAGGGCGTAGTGTAGCCCATTAGGGAGAATATATTTCGaaaatgtcagtatttttttgtgttgtCCGGACTTTTGTTAGGATATATCATTTTTTCATATATACTACTTTAATTGCATGACATCTCTTGCTTGACCGATTACGTACTACTAAACTACGTTTAGCTTGGCACGTTCATCCTGATTTCAGATTATATTTTCACGACATACCACTCTTTTAGAATATTCgtagttataaaataaagtagtcCAGTTAATGAAGAACAGTTAATGCCTGTGAACGGCGTAAAGGGAATCTACCTAAAGTTTCCTAAATGCGTTTCCTCCCACTGTATCTGCGTCTGCCACGGTGTTTTCTCTGGCTCTTTTTCTTCGCCGGAAACGACTTCCGAAAACCTGAAAAAATAAAGACCAGTAAGTAGGGTTTAAAGACGTGTTGAAATCACAAGATTCGCTGTCACAGGGTGTGCAAAAACTAACCTCAGAGCCGAAGACTGCGAGCTTTTAAGACCTACAAAATCCTCCATCTCCTACTACGTAACAATAATACTCATAATTTACAccatcagtgtaaataattccTTTGGAATAAAGTTTGGGAATTGTAAGTTAAACAGTGTGACGGATGTATGGAAAATATTGGAAAGTTCAGAAGGTGCTAACTTAACGTTTGAGGGATGAAATAGtgtgcggtgactgcttaccaccaagCCGCAAGTAGccagcttgtttgccaccgacgtggtatagaaaaaaaaagtaccccGACTGTCTCATAAAAGAGGATGCCGAACAAAGTGGAAGAAAATTGTCGGAAAGCGGACGCTGGGCTCCAAAGCAGCTGAGGACGCAACTAGGATTTATAAACGCTCTTCGGTCTTCATATTGAATGCGGATCCGCGTGCTGCTCCGTTTTGCGAACGGTATAActattatataagtacataacaCTGAAAGATGAAGAGGAGCACTTGTTCACGAATGCGGCGGATGTCCTCCTACAGTACGCGCCGCTTGCCGCACTGCTAGATGTTCAACATGATACACGTGTCCGTCAGCAGATCCTCGCGGTCGAGTGCGGGGATAAACGCTCAGATAGAGGATAGTAGGTACTTCTTCAAGTACGCGCCGCTTGCATTAGAGGATAAACGCTATGATGTGGATGTTACTTGTTGGTCTGCAGCAACCGGTCGCGGATGCGGCGGCGGTCCTCCTCAAGTACGCGCCGCTTGTCGCACTGCCAGATGTTGAGCATGGTGAACGTGTCCGTCAGAAGGCCCTCCTTCACCTCGCGGTCGAGTTGCGTGTCTGTGTGGAAACTCGGCGAGTGGTTCACCTACAAAGATTTGTTTGCCATTTACAGTTTACTGTTGTGTATTTTAATCTCGTAATTTATAAGAAATAAGTATTTGTCAGGTTGGCTAACCTAACTTAACCCAACCTAACTATCAAAAAGTACAAGtagaaaattataatattttaaataatcgaCTAACTTACTTCTAAAATATACGGGTGGAGCTTATGATCCAACAGGATGTCGAAGCCGAGAATTTCGAAGCAAGCGTGCACCTGAAAACGTTagactattatttataatatattgcaTATTGCCAGTCACACATGACAGGAAAGAAACTCGTGGAAGCAACAATTTCTAAATCTCTATTTCCACATACCGACAGCTCGAGTTTTAATAACTACTCAATACCTATAAGCAAATAAGTATAAgacaagaaaatattttatataaaaataccatTAACTATTTACTATCGCTCACttacttatgtacctacataaaataaaatatgcttaACTAATGAGTAGGTATCTAAGCAAATGGCGAATCGACTTAAACGCGTTTTAtctacttacttatattttaataacccAAATATCGGCAAATGGAACAAACTTAACGCAATGAGCAGTTCcaaataacatataaaataatacatcatTGCATTAATAAgacttaataaagaaaaaaactccACAAAGCGAgttggtaggtacctactgaatATTACAATGAAATGTGTCAAATGACGTGAAGTAAGTATTCATGTTGCGTGTAGATATGTAAACAACACCCATTCTATATGACAATCTAAAAATAtttggcaaattaaaaaaagatcgACTTTAGAGAGCTTTTCTATCAAGTACTCAATGTAAGAGTGTATTTGCCGTGGGTTAATGAAGATTAGTACATCATTTAGAAAGGGTTGTGAAgtgtaaaatgtttgttgaaagtCACAATAAGACAACGATAAATAACCTTTAGAGCCATAGAATGGTATTCTGTACTATCTACGAAGCTACGAGAACAACCGATTTTTGTAGGTAGTAACCATGTCGTGTGAGGGGAAGCACGCGTGATAGCTGTGCTTGAGGATGGGCCAGGCGGAGATGACGGTCTTCACGATCACTTGGTCGATGGAATGCCATAGTGCGTCCAGGTCCACGCCTTGCGAGAGCAGGATCTTGTTGAGAGTCGATATCTTGCTGGCCCCGGAAATGTCAAACGTTGTAGGCGGTGGCATAATGATAGCGAGTAACGATGAGCGAGTCGTTTCTTACCGAACGTTTTAGAATACTGAATTCACAGGCAATAATGTAATATGTAATCAACCTCCTTATTTAATCACGTTTCTTGAGCGAAAAATTTGATCGCtactcatttaaataatttgctATACCTAGATTTTTTTCACACAGTCGTCTGCAATAATGTAATATATGAGTATCTCTTCGAAGGCCGTAAAAATATAtgacacgctcttatggctctacaaaaTAAGATACTTTTGCTGGCTTCGTTGTCTAACATATTACACTTGTTTACCGTGGCTATGATcaccaagtttttttttctttcgatgcGATTATTTCCGACATTATTCactatatcaaaaaaaaattgttgaagacccatattcgctttaaaagacctatctaacGACATCCCATATTatagggttaaagcaaaaaaaaatctaaaaatgagGGAAATACTTCCCTGTATTCTATAATTAAGAGgtattctaaaaaaaacattttattt
This region of Cydia pomonella isolate Wapato2018A chromosome 17, ilCydPomo1, whole genome shotgun sequence genomic DNA includes:
- the LOC133527058 gene encoding tubulin polyglutamylase TTLL13-like isoform X1, with the protein product MELELEDALLRDEDQLSEQTSKNASPVLKRKNDKSREEKGEMMGKEERDFDESIVSLMRNYNSKLSGEDDTSQPTSRAAPIVTSEPTRKKKKRKRSQISICLTNCRYESIRRVSSAFGMREVSEEDAWNFYWTDMSVSVERAKEMKRFQRINHFPGMLEICRKDLLARNLNRMQKIYPKEYNFFPKTWCLPADFGEALTYSKSRKNKTFIIKPECGSQGRGIYLTKSLKDIKPTDKLICQVYLAKPYLVDGYKFDIRVYTLITSCDPLRIFVYNEGLVRFATSRYADPNVNNTTNVFMHLTNYALNKHSRTYVYDSEAGSKRKISTLNKILLSQGVDLDALWHSIDQVIVKTVISAWPILKHSYHACFPSHDMVHACFEILGFDILLDHKLHPYILEVNHSPSFHTDTQLDREVKEGLLTDTFTMLNIWQCDKRRVLEEDRRRIRDRLLQTNKFSEVVSGEEKEPEKTPWQTQIQWEETHLGNFRRVYPVGEQYACLFQQPSGSLYTGTASSRARGDCTRLQREEFQQTKAKAEALLKTKPLPKPVKDPEKKAPDEASVASTSEKTVKSKKVEGVPKKMETRKLSGKPSPSILPIVEEKEVKPAYVLCSFEPDPIVEKEERERVNQLAQRDFLIRSYGMLEQIYLVMKKMGTLRPEDERKYGVYGRLSIVSNSPKKV
- the LOC133527058 gene encoding tubulin polyglutamylase ttll6-like isoform X2, which codes for MELELEDALLRDEDQLSEQTSKNASPVLKRKNDKSREKGEMMGKEERDFDESIVSLMRNYNSKLSGEDDTSQPTSRAAPIVTSEPTRKKKKRKRSQISICLTNCRYESIRRVSSAFGMREVSEEDAWNFYWTDMSVSVERAKEMKRFQRINHFPGMLEICRKDLLARNLNRMQKIYPKEYNFFPKTWCLPADFGEALTYSKSRKNKTFIIKPECGSQGRGIYLTKSLKDIKPTDKLICQVYLAKPYLVDGYKFDIRVYTLITSCDPLRIFVYNEGLVRFATSRYADPNVNNTTNVFMHLTNYALNKHSRTYVYDSEAGSKRKISTLNKILLSQGVDLDALWHSIDQVIVKTVISAWPILKHSYHACFPSHDMVHACFEILGFDILLDHKLHPYILEVNHSPSFHTDTQLDREVKEGLLTDTFTMLNIWQCDKRRVLEEDRRRIRDRLLQTNKFSEVVSGEEKEPEKTPWQTQIQWEETHLGNFRRVYPVGEQYACLFQQPSGSLYTGTASSRARGDCTRLQREEFQQTKAKAEALLKTKPLPKPVKDPEKKAPDEASVASTSEKTVKSKKVEGVPKKMETRKLSGKPSPSILPIVEEKEVKPAYVLCSFEPDPIVEKEERERVNQLAQRDFLIRSYGMLEQIYLVMKKMGTLRPEDERKYGVYGRLSIVSNSPKKV